From a single Lewinella sp. LCG006 genomic region:
- a CDS encoding transglutaminase domain-containing protein, which yields MRYSLLLILAGLAWGLQAQIVNPDKVRFGKFSDEEIALKTYPLDPDAEAVFLFDEGKSWMDYDPTTGGFELMIERHQRIKILKGTGVDYATFVFWLANSTSTSSKEEVINIKGVTLNTANGEPEETKLTKEGIFEEVISDGLDKVTITFPQVKEGAIIDLKYTYKSDFVSSIPTWYFQRSIPTDYSYFEAVFPEYYYFSVDMKGFYSDRLQENTVAELGSRSLVLSGGRNGNETINFGTRAYRWAAKEIPGLKSETFSPAARNYFFRVDFELVSVNFPGQFGRTYSHSWDDIAAYYRKFSINRTYLDPKKEVADLVAGWTSGVDAPAEKLVIIYEQVKKRLEWNGNYRIGAGNSPSRLLELSSGSSGDLNYFLISALRTAGIAANPVLVSTRNNGYLSLTRPSIQQFNHVIVQATLPENGSLLLDASQDDVPLPLLPLHNLNDRGRLIMEESSTWVDLKAPSDHKTALQLKLTLQPDGTLSGTAKYKASGYAGLENRRELKQEAVLQQHLEKWTGQTLSEVEVTGFDNSYKDINVSAQMDASAAVMNNENLYYLNAIIASHYPENPLTTETRLFPIDLQTPQDYVYVLQLELGEGIVIEEVPESINIALPEGKGRYSLRFIELNGNLQIIEKLSFNDPFFYAQEYAALKNFFDLVVEQQQAMVVLRKE from the coding sequence ATGCGTTACTCCTTATTATTGATCCTCGCAGGCCTGGCCTGGGGACTACAAGCCCAAATTGTCAATCCTGACAAAGTCCGTTTTGGAAAATTTTCCGACGAAGAAATTGCATTAAAAACCTACCCACTAGACCCTGATGCGGAAGCTGTTTTTCTTTTTGATGAAGGAAAAAGCTGGATGGACTACGACCCCACTACTGGCGGTTTTGAACTCATGATAGAACGGCACCAACGCATCAAAATCCTGAAAGGTACTGGCGTTGACTATGCCACTTTTGTCTTTTGGCTCGCTAATAGCACCTCTACATCTTCCAAGGAAGAAGTGATCAACATCAAAGGTGTTACCCTCAATACCGCCAATGGCGAACCAGAAGAAACCAAGCTCACCAAAGAAGGTATTTTTGAAGAGGTTATCAGCGATGGCTTGGACAAGGTAACCATCACCTTTCCACAAGTAAAAGAAGGAGCCATTATTGATTTGAAGTACACCTACAAATCTGATTTTGTATCCAGTATTCCTACCTGGTATTTCCAAAGAAGCATCCCTACCGACTACAGTTATTTTGAAGCCGTTTTTCCTGAATATTATTACTTCTCGGTAGACATGAAGGGATTTTACAGTGATCGACTTCAGGAAAACACCGTTGCTGAATTAGGTTCCCGCTCACTGGTTCTTTCCGGTGGCCGCAACGGAAACGAAACCATTAATTTTGGCACGAGGGCCTACCGTTGGGCAGCTAAAGAAATTCCTGGTTTAAAGTCAGAAACGTTTTCGCCAGCTGCCAGGAACTATTTCTTTCGGGTAGATTTTGAACTGGTCAGCGTCAATTTTCCCGGTCAATTTGGTAGAACTTATTCCCACAGCTGGGATGACATCGCTGCTTATTACCGTAAATTTTCGATTAATCGCACTTATCTAGACCCCAAGAAAGAGGTGGCCGATTTGGTCGCAGGTTGGACCAGTGGTGTTGACGCCCCTGCTGAAAAACTTGTCATTATCTATGAGCAAGTTAAAAAACGGTTGGAATGGAATGGCAACTACCGTATTGGCGCAGGCAATTCCCCCTCCAGACTTTTAGAACTTAGTAGCGGTAGCTCAGGCGACCTCAACTACTTCCTGATCAGTGCATTGCGTACCGCAGGAATAGCTGCCAATCCAGTCTTGGTGAGTACCCGCAACAATGGTTACCTATCGTTGACTCGCCCTTCGATTCAGCAATTCAACCACGTCATCGTACAAGCGACATTACCCGAAAATGGCTCCCTTTTATTGGATGCCAGCCAAGACGATGTACCTCTCCCCCTTCTGCCGCTACACAACCTCAATGATCGCGGTCGGCTTATCATGGAGGAATCTTCTACTTGGGTGGACCTAAAAGCACCTTCCGACCATAAAACAGCCCTACAACTAAAACTTACGCTACAGCCCGATGGTACCCTCAGCGGTACCGCCAAATACAAAGCCTCCGGTTATGCGGGCCTGGAAAACCGTAGGGAACTTAAACAGGAAGCAGTCCTCCAACAGCATTTGGAAAAATGGACAGGACAAACCCTTTCGGAAGTAGAAGTTACAGGCTTTGATAACAGCTATAAAGACATCAATGTGAGTGCTCAGATGGATGCTTCTGCTGCCGTGATGAACAATGAAAACCTGTACTATCTCAACGCCATCATAGCTTCTCATTATCCAGAGAATCCACTCACTACCGAAACAAGGCTCTTCCCGATTGATCTGCAAACGCCGCAAGATTATGTCTATGTGCTACAACTCGAACTAGGCGAAGGCATTGTCATTGAAGAGGTTCCAGAATCCATCAACATTGCCCTGCCAGAAGGCAAAGGAAGGTACTCACTCCGATTCATTGAACTCAATGGTAACCTCCAAATCATCGAAAAGCTATCTTTCAATGATCCTTTCTTCTACGCTCAGGAATACGCTGCCCTCAAGAACTTCTTTGACCTTGTTGTAGAGCAACAGCAGGCAATGGTGGTGTTGCGGAAGGAGTAA
- a CDS encoding homogentisate 1,2-dioxygenase has product MPIYHRLGQLPPKRHTIFEKPGGGLYYEQLFGTIGFDGMSSLLYHHHRPTMVESVGESVDVSPKLALAKNMKSRKLIGFDVPPQDDFLDSRVTLLLNSDIHIGLAAPRKSMTDYFYKNADADEMLFIHQGTGTLRTLMGNIRFEYGDYLIIPRGMIYQIEFDTEENRILYAESFDPIYTPKRYRNWFGQLLEHSPYCERDYKLPQDLETHTEMGQFLIKIKKQQTLTDYVYQAHPFDVVGWDGYNFPYGFSIHNFEPITGRVHQPPPVHQTFEAKSYVICSFCPRLYDYHPKAIPAPYNHSNIDSDEVLYYVDGDFMSRNDIGPGYITLHPGGIPHGPHPGAYERSIGKTKTEELAVMIDTFKPLQLTEAAMKLDDGKYFRSWLEH; this is encoded by the coding sequence ATGCCCATCTACCACCGTTTAGGTCAGTTGCCCCCCAAGCGCCATACTATTTTTGAAAAACCAGGCGGCGGCTTGTACTACGAACAACTTTTTGGCACCATCGGCTTCGATGGCATGTCGTCGTTGCTTTATCATCATCATCGCCCTACCATGGTAGAATCGGTAGGCGAATCGGTGGATGTAAGCCCCAAGCTAGCGTTAGCCAAAAACATGAAGTCGCGCAAGCTGATTGGTTTTGACGTACCACCACAGGATGATTTCCTGGACAGTAGGGTGACTTTGTTGCTCAATAGCGACATCCATATTGGTCTGGCGGCTCCCCGTAAGTCGATGACGGACTATTTTTACAAGAATGCCGATGCGGATGAGATGCTATTTATCCACCAAGGTACTGGCACGCTGCGTACCCTGATGGGAAATATCCGCTTTGAGTATGGTGATTACCTTATCATTCCACGAGGTATGATCTACCAGATCGAGTTTGACACAGAAGAGAATCGCATCCTTTACGCAGAATCGTTTGACCCTATCTATACCCCCAAGCGCTATCGCAATTGGTTTGGGCAATTGCTCGAGCATTCGCCTTATTGCGAACGTGATTACAAACTCCCTCAAGACCTGGAAACCCACACCGAAATGGGGCAGTTCTTGATAAAAATAAAGAAACAGCAAACCCTGACCGATTACGTCTACCAAGCCCACCCGTTTGATGTGGTAGGCTGGGATGGCTACAATTTCCCTTACGGGTTTTCAATTCATAATTTCGAACCCATTACCGGACGGGTACACCAACCCCCCCCCGTACACCAAACCTTTGAAGCCAAATCCTACGTGATTTGTTCCTTCTGCCCAAGGCTCTACGACTATCACCCTAAAGCTATCCCTGCCCCCTACAACCACTCCAATATCGACTCCGACGAGGTATTGTACTACGTAGACGGCGATTTTATGAGCAGAAATGACATAGGCCCAGGCTACATCACCTTGCACCCTGGTGGCATCCCCCACGGTCCTCACCCCGGCGCCTACGAGCGTAGTATTGGCAAGACCAAAACCGAAGAGCTAGCCGTGATGATCGACACCTTCAAACCACTGCAACTCACGGAAGCAGCAATGAAACTCGATGATGGGAAGTATTTTCGGTCTTGGTTGGAGCATTAG
- the fahA gene encoding fumarylacetoacetase, whose product MQTWLNPPPNTDFSIHNLPFGIFSTKDLSPRAGIAIGDQIVDLCEMGQQGYFADLGFDSWVFEQTSLNRFIGLGKKTTNRVRTRVQEWLCDESSPLAKHKAGLVPQSQAQMHLPVRVGDYTDFYSSIEHATNVGMMFRDPENALLPNWKHIPVGYHGRASSIIPSGTPIHRPKGQVMPNGADKPVFKASGRLDFELEMAFIIGKENELGQPVSTSEAEDYIFGMVVFNDWSARDIQKWEYVPLGPFLGKNFASSVSPWVVTMEALAPFRVDGPVQDPPVLPYLEYQGQHNYDIQLSVSIQTEDGTENIVSQSNYKYMYWNMLQQLAHHTVNGCNMRIGDMLASGTISGKDASAYGSMLEISWSGSKPVTLANGSTRTFIEDNDTVIMKGHAEKDGIRVGFGEVRTKVLPAK is encoded by the coding sequence ATGCAAACCTGGCTTAATCCTCCCCCCAACACCGACTTTTCCATCCACAACCTCCCTTTTGGTATATTCTCGACCAAGGATCTCAGTCCGCGAGCGGGTATTGCCATTGGGGATCAAATTGTTGACCTCTGCGAAATGGGGCAGCAAGGCTACTTTGCTGACCTGGGGTTCGACAGCTGGGTATTCGAACAAACAAGCCTGAATCGTTTTATCGGGTTGGGCAAAAAGACAACCAACAGGGTACGAACCAGGGTGCAAGAATGGCTCTGCGACGAAAGCTCGCCACTGGCCAAGCACAAAGCCGGATTGGTACCACAAAGCCAGGCACAGATGCACCTACCGGTGCGCGTGGGCGACTATACCGATTTTTATTCGAGCATTGAGCACGCCACCAATGTGGGCATGATGTTTCGCGATCCTGAAAATGCTTTGCTGCCCAACTGGAAGCATATCCCAGTAGGTTATCACGGCAGAGCTTCCTCTATTATTCCTTCAGGTACGCCTATCCATCGGCCCAAGGGCCAAGTCATGCCCAATGGTGCAGACAAGCCTGTCTTCAAAGCCAGCGGTCGTCTGGATTTTGAATTAGAGATGGCCTTTATTATTGGCAAAGAAAATGAGCTGGGCCAACCAGTAAGCACCTCCGAAGCAGAAGATTATATTTTCGGAATGGTGGTTTTCAACGACTGGTCGGCACGCGATATACAAAAATGGGAATACGTACCACTAGGGCCATTCCTGGGTAAGAATTTTGCATCCTCGGTCTCACCTTGGGTCGTAACCATGGAGGCACTGGCTCCCTTCCGCGTGGATGGCCCCGTGCAAGACCCACCCGTACTCCCCTACCTCGAATACCAAGGGCAGCACAACTACGATATTCAACTATCCGTAAGCATTCAAACCGAGGACGGTACCGAGAACATTGTGAGCCAATCGAACTATAAATACATGTACTGGAACATGCTACAGCAGCTGGCCCATCATACCGTTAATGGTTGTAATATGCGTATTGGTGACATGCTGGCATCGGGTACTATTAGTGGTAAAGACGCCAGTGCTTATGGCTCCATGCTGGAGATTTCGTGGTCCGGCAGCAAGCCCGTCACGCTCGCTAATGGTAGCACCAGAACTTTTATTGAAGACAATGACACCGTGATCATGAAAGGACACGCGGAGAAAGATGGTATCCGGGTAGGATTTGGTGAAGTACGTACCAAGGTATTGCCCGCAAAATAG